The following is a genomic window from Episyrphus balteatus chromosome 1, idEpiBalt1.1, whole genome shotgun sequence.
ATGCaccatttaagaaaaaacagcAGCACTGGCGAATATGCTAGTCCTcaacatatttatttaacaataGAGCCCAAACACTGAATTTCCATTGAATACCTCCTCACATTGTATACAATATCACAGAAAAATCCCATCCAGATCTATTTAAAGGAATGAAacgtttttaaaatgttaacaacTATTAACTGAAGAATCatagcattgaaaaaaaaaaaaaaccttttccaAAATTGCAACAATTTTTGCTATGAATCATTTCCAAAATCACTTTCGGTCTTAACTTAGAAATTCGttatttagagttttttttatctaagaAAAATGCAAAGCTTTAACCACTTCTGCTCATGAAGGCCGAGTCTAtcagaaataattgatttttttactcatataaaatatgtttagatcgaaaaatttcacaatttgaaatcaaaccaaagtggaatttttttattaatttattttatttttgctttttaaaaatgcaagAAAGCAAGTGGTTTACTATAGCAAAGTTTAAAATTCGGGTGGCATAAAAAAACGCAGAAAGTATAAACTTCAGTTGTGTTCTACAAATCGtcggcggaaagcaaaattgttctaaatccacttttttactaaaaatgagataatgatatgttttactaatttgggggtactctttccgaatttgaaaatcgtttttatctaaaacaaattttcagcagataatataattaaaagggacatagaacaattaaAACAGGTAAGTTACCTTCTGAAAATGagacccgagtattcttgattgttctaagtctcatcatattttgttctaagtccacttattatttaaagaaagtgcgtacttgtataggaattgttctatgtccaattttgggtttttagtttttaaaactataaaaaaatagtttgtatttattaatgaaGAAAACTTGTATTAATGGTTTCTTCAAAAggaaagaacaaactttataaaaaacataaattgaattagcgacgagcaaaaaaataccgctttcaattaatttgaatcttaaaaattgtcccctgtaaaatttgctcaTTGATTCATTCAATTagctttttctgttttttttttgtgttcaatcTACTTTTGAGTGTAAAATATTagcaatttttagttttaaaatctgTCTGCTTTCAACCTGATTCTGAACCAAATTTAAACTCACTGACACTCAAATTACTCCCTCCGGAGCGACGATATAAATAACATTAACATACTTTTTATATTCGAATGTACTCAAATTCATACATCTTCCGGCTAACTTATAATCATaatcactttttttctttaactccagaaaattaaataaaaaatttgtatgaaaagcaTATCAATTGCTTAAAATTAATCCAGAGTATTTGCTTTTAAAGCATTAGTTACGACATTGTGTTTGTTGTGCTTTATTGCATATTTGTATTGAAAtggtaacttaaaaaaaaaaatgaaatgttaattttaataaaatttggaaaatatatTAGCTACAAACATTAAATTGCATATTATgtgcaataataataaaaaacataaagcttaaaagaagaaataaaaacaattaaaattatgtacaataaaaataaaaatcaaaagaaaaaaaattaaaaataaaaaattaaattaaaaaaaaaactaaataaatttacCATAGACCGAAGCTGTCTCAAATTCTTGCAATAATTCCACAGGGAAATCATCAGAGACAGTCAAACTGGGATAATCATGTTGCGAAGAACTATCACGTCCAAACGAAGTTTTAGCAAAATGTCCACTTCCTCCTGATGCATTAACACTTCCAATATTCGCTGTACTCTGCGGACCCAAACTAATGTTTCCGCCACTTGCTATCGAAGCTGATCTTTCTGAACAGGCTACAcgttattatattttgtttttgttttgttttgaaaacacaGAACATACAACATAAGAAAGAAAGGAACaacataaaataatgaaaataataaaatacaactaaaaaataaaaataaaattaaaaaaaaaacacaaaaaggaGACACAcaaaaatgaatcttaaaaaagAGAATAGAATGTGAGCGCACAAAAAGCTGAATCACGAGTGAGAAAGCTGAAGAGAAAAAACAGAGCGAAAAAGACGCAAACGCAAGAAATTCAAAacgaaaaacaatttcaaacctGAACTGAAGATGTTTGTTTCGCCTGGCGGCGGCGAAGATGTGGGCTCAtctcttttcatttcattttcctcaaaattaaCAGAGTCCTGAACGGTTAGTAGAAGTCCACCCAACAGCATGTGGGTATTTTGTGCATCGGTTTCTACTTGTAGGGCATTCATTAGAATATTCACCAGGCGCGGCTTAAGCTGGataaaagtcaaaattctgaaacaaataaaagtcttttatttctttgttggaaatatttaaaaagttactCACTTTTCTGGATGTTCATTATTTAAATCACGAATTTGTAAAGTCTGAAAATGCAATGGCAGCGCTAGCATcgaaagtaaaatattaatcgAAGCTCTTCGTAATTCTATTCTGTTGTAGTTCACTGCCagggattttatttttaaatctttatcaGGCAGCACAACTTCCAAAGCCGATATAAATGCTGGTAATAGAACATGAATTCCATCTAAATCTAAACGGAACAAATCTGAAGAGTTCAACAGAATTGATGCCAAAGTTTCATCACACTCTTTGCTTTCAACTATCTTCATGCACTGCTGTAGAGCCATGTAGAAACGTGCCAAATAAACGGGGAGTATCTCTTCACCAGTTTTCTTCGAACAGAATATCTTACAGAGAGCTCCAATTGCTTCGGCACGTCCTGATTCGAATTTATCTATTGTCAATCCTCGGGGAAGATTTGCAGGATCATTATTAGAATTGGGATGTGACAATGAAATGCTCCCCTTACGATTCTCCATTACCATTGATGATGGTCGTTTGCTGGCCTCAGAAGCTTGACGCTTTGCATTCGCCAACCATGATTCACCACCAATATAAGCAGCTTCAAATAACCATTCACCAAATAGATGAAGTACACTATTGCACAATGGACGAGTTGGTGCCAATGGTGGTCGTGGCTCCGAACCCATGGATGGAAGAGCtttaataggaaaaaaaaatttagtatcaTTTTATAaagattcttttttgtttttacaatttaaaCTACTCGAAGATGGAGGTCCAGATGTTGGTGTGAGTGGCGGTTGAGTGCTTTGTGAACGAGAACTGGTCAACCCAATCAATGCTGCTTTACTTAAACCTTTTGGaagaacaaaattatattactaattttttatcaaaaaagaaaaaaagtaatgataagacaaattcattcaaaaacatCTGTAAAATTAAAAGGGCATTAACGCCCCTCAATCTATATCTACTTTTCCAACtgttatctataaaaaaaaaagtaggaacTGACTTTTCAAATTGATACAAAAacattaagaaaatttaaattaactaggctacagaaaaaattaaaatctacttAATGCTTGTAAAAGAAGTGAAGTAAAAGCataattttttgtaacaaaaacaaataaaattgcattaatATAGTCAAACACTTTAATAGGtaagttatttttaattctttttatttttatttgttttaactgCAATTCAAGTATTTAATAAAGTCATAAgttaaaactaaaacttaaaaccAATTGTAATTAACAAAATAACTGAAGTTTTGAGATGAATGAAACTATAAGCAAATACTAGATTCTATCGCTAATTATCACCATCTTAAAGATTACAAAGgttatataaaatttgataaCTAATCTACTAATTCAATTCTACAAAACAGGTGCTAGGCggttatttaaaagaaatttaacacacaatttttaatgatttttatttttcaaacaaatattttaaatgaatacaAACTTTAAAAGAATTGAAATCAAAGCatagcaaataaataaatagctaAAAGTGGCTTGGCAGTTGTTTAACGCTATCAATAATCAGCATCAGGAACAGGGTAtataagaaaattaatgaaCTATGTAACTTCATTTGTAATAAAGGCTGTCTTTATTTATTCTTTCGGACCCTGACAACCCTAAAATTTTATCTAAGCTAAATTTATAAACACATCTAATGCTTTTTTGTATGGCTCAAAACACTACCTATCACCCAAAGCACCAGTTGTGCACGAAAAGGTATTTTTGATTTGATGACACCAATGCTTGATATCATCGACAATCCAATCCAAAGAAGAAGCTGCTTTGAGTCTTCAACTTCGTAGTACCGTACTTAAAGACTTTTACCCGCActgataataattatttatcatCATGAATAATGCATTAATAATTTCTCCCCAGAAGTGGAAAACCACAAAAATTGTGTCAGTCCCGAAAAAATGCTAATGCGGTTTCCAAATACAAGTTCATATCTTTCATTAATAACATcagaaatattttggaaaaaaaaataattctaaggtTTTAAAATCTTGGCTGTGCATTTTTCCTTTTGAGAACTACACTCGAGACTgcccttttttcaaattttattccgCCATCTCAGAATTTATGTCACATAGATGATTTCTTATTCTTAAACTCCGAATATTTGGAAAGCACgtgcacacgggtgcgaatttgacaggacaaaaatgaaaagtggtcacagaaaagtgtctttataagggtgaaaatacatttttttggaattgtgaatacagtattcgaattcctcggaaaattctacatcaatttcatatatgattttccataaaatagtgggaccgaaaaaagttcaagtgccatgaaaaagtatacaccaaattcacaaaaaagaggtgtgcctataGAGGGTTAAATATGAAAGATTCACGTCTTCCAAAAAATTTGGCTTTGAGAACAATTTATTACAAAGTCGAGTTTGCATgcagaattgttaaaaattgtaCAACGGAGGACTGGCCCATCATGTGTAAGCTCTGTAATCCGGACGAAAGAGAAGATGTGCTTGGGAAAATACCCCATATTTAGCGAAACAAAAAGCATTATCtttggaaataaattgcacgactggggtcgcacgtacttgctcttatgcttaaagtaactataatgttaaagctttttattcaagaaatttaaaattcgatattttgaagaaatttcataagtagtataaaaaaattaaatctgtttttataattaataaaactccgttttaaaatatcttaaaaaaaaaaaacaaatatgccattttatttctcgtataaaaaggtatttttagaaaaaaaattttgaaaattgtaggagccgttttttaaaaaaataattttttatatataaaatttttttaacatttttcaaaaaaaaagttggtatgccattttcaagaaataattaatttacacataaaaacttaatttcaaaatttttcattgatccgttttcaaaaaattgatttttcaaaaaaaaatgttgaaatattttttaaaaaaccaaaaatgcgtttttttttaattttctaaaattttaatattatctttacttacacacttttgtataaaaattttcaattaaatcaggttaattttgtacgagatattcagaaacgaaaaaaaccgttctatgacaggtaccgttaataacggtacaaaaaatattttttttatttaaaaagttggcccttatgtgtagtattacacacaaaaattttaatcaaaatcgttagagccgtttttgaaaaaaattaacttttctatttccgttatatggcaggtaccgttagttttggtcataaaaaaaaaatttcaatttcccctctagggaatcaccaaaaactgctaactaccaagtttgaagaaaatcacttcactcgtttaggctgcagctccagatagagacagacggacagacagacagacagacagacagacagacagacagacagacagacagaattgccggacccacttttttggcattctccatcatcgtaatgtcatgtaaaattgttatctcgagttcgattttttttacgaatcctaaacttgccctatagtacctatatcgcaagtaaaaattgtagatATTAATCGTCCATGGTAGGCAAACTTTCAACGAAGGTAATATAATAAAGAGAATGAGGCACATTTGACTTGGATTTATAAGTCAGAAAATTAAGTTGAAGATCACAAAAAAGACCAATATCTCGGATACTTTTAAGGATGGGTTGATTGTAGAGTAAATATTAAGGAGAGTGAGACAGTTGGTAACGTTAAACCTCCAAGAGTGTAACGAATAACTGCCGTTCAGACTCGGTAGAAAATTTTGGGTTCCCTCTATTCTTCCGACTAATAAACACAGAAATGTTTGAGAGTTGTTAGTCATTAGACCATAGCCTTTCATGGATAAATAGTGCCGCAAGTTTATTTTCGAtatcgattttaaaaaaagatggATTCAAGCCAAGTGAAGAAAATTAAACATCGTCTATTTGTTAATTCAATAGAAATTCAACCATCATTGCAGCTTCCTAATTCATTATTTCTAAAAAGCTGACGAGATGATTACCAGTCGATGTTTGTGTTCGGAAATATTTAACTATAAATTCTTTcctattctttttaatttaatgtttttatttattaaatagaaataaaatgaatGATGTATTTAGGAATTAAtagtcaaaaataatatcttaactAATAAATGGTATGAAATGGTCAATGGACATACACGCAAATGAAAAATTAGTTGAAGAAAACACTCTTTATGATAGAAAAAGCTTAATTTGGAAAATAGGAAAGAATGATTTGGCGATGTCATAAATTCAATCATAAATCCGATATCAGCTTGGAATCCTGAGAAAAAACTATCTCAGAATCCTTTGGTAATGGAAATTTTAATggtgttttcaaataaaatgaattgcttgatattttttttcggtaagGATTCGTAACAAAATGTCGTTTAGGATAGAACAAATGATTGGAGTGaatagaaaaacaacaaaaatgaaacaatgaTCACAGGACAAAACAAGAGTAAAAGAAGAAACTAATCATTAAAAGCATTAAGGACGAGCACAAAAGctgagtttttaaataaaaactacaaACAAATACCACACATTAATGATTTGCTTTCGAAAGAAAAATCAAGTCAAAGATATAAGTTTAAAGACCACACCCTTTTGTTGTGATATAGATGGCGCCACACTAAAAGATTTGGCCAAACGCCTTTGCAATGGTGGCGTTGGTGAATGTGGTAAATGTTCTCCTGTTGCAACACTACTACCTAAACCCGAGGTTGTTGATGTTAATGGAGTTCCATACGACGAACTACTGCTAGCACTAGACGAATGATGGTGATGGCCAATTATAGCGTTAAGAGCATGTGTGGCCGTATTGCCACTTAAGCCACTAAGAAACGAAGAGCCACTACCTTCGGTGGCTCCCGATTTACTACTACTACCACCACCTGCACCAGTACTAAAACCAAACAAATGATGAGTATTATGATTTAAACCAGAACCGCTACCGTGAATGGCATCGCTCAATGATGAACGAATGTCCATTAGATTTGTGATATTTTCATCGTGGCTATGCGATGGCTGATAGATACCTGTAGTAAGCGAAAGTTAAGTTAAGTAATTCATAAAAAAGAGTTAATAAGAATACTGATGAATGTGTTTTGGTAGTGGGTTTAATATTGGTGTGTAACTTACCCAAGAATGCATCGACTTGTGATGAGATTCCTTTTATCGCCTTGAGGAATATTTGAGGAAGGAGCAGTAAACATGGATGTTGATAGGGTTCAGCACCTTTGTCGCGTGTCAGAGCCCATTGCATAAAATGTGAAGACTTGCTTATAACATGCGGATAGCATAGAGCTGTTGGATTTCCAATTGTCCGCAGGAAGCGATACCATGTTTGTGCAATGCAGTCATTTGTTATTCCACTTGGGATTAGTTGTGCATCTTCATCAGCTAAAACAGATATCAGTCTTTTagtcaaaatttaacttctttaaagcttttttctaTATTTACAGATTTTGAGTTCGGGAAATGTAGGTCcatacataaaatttattaatcgtGAGGTTAAAGCTAAATTTACTCGATTCCATTGTTCGATTAAAGCTATTCGATGTCTCCAAAGTAAACAGGATTCTTGAAGCGTCTTCCACAATGATGGCGATGGAAAGCACCGGACACATGCCAAGAGCCAAACTTCAAAGAGTACACTGAGCACACGTTCACAAAGCTGATCACCTACATCATCTTTGACTGTTGGCGGAGCCAAAAGGATTTCATTGATTGCCAGCAGGAACAAAAGTAACGATTCCCATGTGTCACGATTCATTGTTTGTGATATTTGTGCAGTTTGTTGGAGGGTTCGCAGAACTCGATGACAAAGAACTGCTTGTCGATTGATTTTATCAGCACCTATGTATAAGGAATTACATTATTATAAGTTCAAGTTTTCGTAACTAGAGGATTGTTAGGGGATTTAAACACATACCCAGTGGTTGATACAAAAAAGGTAAGACTtgcaaaagattaaaaaaataattagtgtttttagaGAAAGAGTTTATAGAAAATTTAGTTTGTCAAGAAATATCTGTTTGGATGAGGGATGAGGATGCTTAGTTTctcttacagaaaaaaaaaaaaaaaacaacataaacacGTGTCTCACTTAAATTCACTCCAAATCTAGTTGTTTAAAGAAGAAGAACCTTTCTAATGGATCAAATTAACCCGAGTCACacatttgttataaataattCTAGAGAGCTTCTAGATAATTGAAGAGTGATTTTAGGATTTTTGGTTCGATAACGAGCATATTTAAAAAGAGAATGCTGATGAAGATAAAAACTATAGGGAAGATGATATAACCGCCCCCGACTCGTACTCTCCTTTCCTAAAACACacaatcatttattttatgtgaGTGTTTGGTGTGttggtttcattaaaaatgcaCGTCGAAAATTACAATATGGGATTTTTGCTTCTCATTTCAGCTTGtagtgtaaaacaaaaaaacacctgAAAATTCGTTTCTCTAGGTGAAACCTCCTATATGCAATCACTTCTGCTGTGGACTAAACGAATTTATAAGGCCGGATGTTTTTCAGTGTTAAGAAATGTAATAGTACAAGTAAAGGCGGACTTAGATTCCGTTCATAGCAGTTAGGAAAGAGACCAAGTCAGTGACTACACCAACTACGTCAGCGACTCCAAAAATCAATAGGTGTTTGAAAAAGTTTATCAGTTTGAATAAATACTTCATGAAGTCCAATTGGTCGGACGTATTGACAGTTGTGtaagtttaaaaagaaaaataggcTCAAGAGATTACCACTACTATGACCAAAAGTTAATGGtccaaacgaaatatgctgaaagACCATCTTTAGGACTTTtcgaatttggtaacttgttcattctaaatccttacggtttttcattatatgcagttcttgtgaaatttctaaaaacatCTACTTTGAACTAGTATTTTGCTTCCCCTgtccattattgatttttatttttttacaattactaaaatattgatgaatagttataaaaaattaatttatcaacccatttttttttatttcgtataacattttggtataaatttattaacaggttcgaatttaaaaaaaaatcaatttacgaCTTTAATTTTAGAAAAGCATCAGTAATTTCGTTTCCTTATTCGACAAACTCATATTTCGCTTTCTTATAACtttgattttggtttttatgttgcaatgtactttgtttacttttattttgttttggaattagTTTACttcgatataaaatttttcgatttacatttgttttgtttattttgtgtgcATGTTAAGTGTTAAAATTCGTGCAAATTTTAACACCCTTAAGCTATTAACAACCACAAAAGGCTAACGAAACAATTGGTGGCGAATAATTTGCGTTAATTTATTCTAAacattcacataaaaaaaaaaactattacaatCTTAAGATAATAGcccttttaaattttaacgatTTGCGTAGCATTAAagcaaaattcttaaaaaaccaAATCAATCTATAAAACTGAAGACGAAATAAACTGatgtcaaaataaacaaaacgcaAAATGAACTTTTTCGAAATAACTTATTGGACTTGTAATAAATAtgcgaaacaaataaaaaaaaaacaataaaaccataAGGCGAAGTTATAGTTGGACAAACTGATCGAAATACGaagtaaacaaaaaaccaaataaaggattgcgaacaaataaaaaataatggtgTGAAAAACGTAACACCAGaaattgaatttaagaaaaaaacgaaacaatAGACACCCGACTTAATAGGTATAGATCTTATATCGGTGGGAAATGTCTCGGTTATACCTAGATAAGATTGCAAAGAACAAATAACAGTAGCTTTTTAATAGATTTGTTATTAATATGATGCAGAGTGATTAACTGTAATTCCACCAAATTTGTTCCCATTCAACCAATGAGGGACTCTTTTAGAACATCACCCCTATTACCCCCcgatcaattgatagttgataaaaaataaatttggatCTCTTATTATCTAATttgcaaacaatttaaaaacaaagaatGATGCCAACcgttattatttgaaatgtaattgaaaaattccgttaaaaaaatgatcagtatttatcaactatcaattgatagttgataatcGTAATAGGGGTTTATGAGATCATGGCAATCCATATAGGATTGATAAAATTCGTTTTGAAAAAGGTTGCTCATAGAGCCCAATCAACAcaaagaaatttagaaaaactaTTTAGAATATTGTGAATAGCCAATAACCCAAACCCTAACCCTCAAAATAGAAAAGAGTACGAAAGaataaatactttttgtttaaaagtcCTGAAAATGTATTAGTATAGCTGATGCTGAATATCATAGAAATATCTATATGAACTTTTCATAGTACTTACTTTCTCCTTGCCGTGGAACAAAAAGATTATGAAGGTGACTGATGACTTTCCGGCAATACATATTTGGATCATCGCAAATCGGTTTTGGGACACTTATTCTTGGATTTGGATGTAATGCAGTCAACCATTCACAGTACACATTAACGCAATCTTTAATAGTTTCATGTTCTTGTAGTGGCAGTGATAAACCAAAACAAATGACATCCATACACCAAGTCACCTATAAAAAGATAGAAACCCAATAAACATCTTTTAGAGGTTTCAttcaatttcaaatcaaaaccTCTTCATCTTTAACCAAATGACTTGGTTCAGCATTTTGTGTTATACCCAAATTGGATGCCAGCTGCTTAACAACCGAAACAGCGACTTCTTTGCCCGCTGAAGCTGGAAATTTATTTAGCACACTCGAAGATTGTGCTTCGGCACTATTCGATGCAATAGTCGAAGATAGCGAAGCCCACTCCGAATACATAATGAAGAAATGAATTTGgtaatgaaatgaaaataatcatatgcaaatttgtaaaaaaaaaaacaggaaatcaATCTACGTGAGCATTTCCCAACcggagtttttctttttttatactgTTCTTATGGGcacatttttgtgttttcattcaaaatagtTTTGTAGTAAGTTtcttgaatatatttttatatttttcatcagTAAATACTAGGAATAAAggtttaatggttttattaatAAGTTATAGAAACATATATATAGgttttttctaagaaataaacaaaaaattagcttttggaaaaattttgcgtacaaatttttcaacttttttccacAACTGACAGttcgatttcatttttttttttatgtgacatttgtggaaaacttttatttttttgtacaggGATGTTAGGTGTGAATAAGGTAGGGTAAGTTTGCAGAATGTTGGtaattcatataatttacaatttgtttttttgtttattttgacaaGAGTGACGTTTatatgactgttctaacttgttctgacgtttctcacgaaactgtgctttcctgtcctgttctgatctagaaaaatcctcgttGAACATACTTCATAAGTAAAAGTAAAAGATTTAAGTTCTGTTTGATTTGTTTATAGCAGATTTTAATTTTCGAagtttcataatagaaatttataaaagttcGAACTCCTgaataagcctggtacgctgatcgcgctaaattttagctgagataaaattcccatacaagttatcgataacttgtatgggatccattttatctcggctaaaaattttcgataatttgtatggaagctaaaatttagcgcgagcagcgtaccaggctatacCAATTATAAAGGTCTTTTATGGTTGAGATCTTTTATCATTCATATAACAGAAAATTCATAGCAGAATAAAAGATTTTGCGGAATAGGcccaatttaattttatttgaacatgaattttgttttgttctagTGTAAgattgttttgtttaatatttttttttgaaagattttttttgcactgAATCTGGGTTGTATATTGTATTACTTTTGAATAGAATGCCATAGAAACTGCTTCAATATACATACCTATTTTCGTTACcgcttcaattttatttaatcatgaCTATTACCAAAGATGCAGTGATTCACTCGCAGGGATAAactactcgatccgcaaccaaatcaaatttcaatccgtgaactccccgggatgaactgtattatcgatccACAAAAACACACTAAACTGTTTACCGACATAATTATGTGATTGTTGACACTTACAAAGTCAAATGTCATTCTAGCACTTCCTCAACGGTGGGTTATGGTAATACGAAATCTTTCCCGCCgcagtgcatctgcgtcttcggtaatacgcgtccaaaacgcgtttcagacacgtttttGATGCCTTTTGGACGCATTTcaaacgtgtctgaaacgcgtccgaaacgcgtcgaaAACGCATCCGCAACGCGTCCATAactcgtctgaaacgcgtccaaaacacgtcctaaatgcgtctaaaacgcgtccgaaacgcgtaaaaaacgcgtctgaaacgcgtataaaacgcgtccaaaacgcgtctaaagcgcgtccgaaacgcgtccaaaacgcgtccaaaatgcgtccaaaacgcgtccgaaacgcgtctgaaacccgtccaaaacgcgtcctaatcgcgtccaaaacgcgtccaaaatgcgtcttaaacgcgtccgaaacgcgtctgaaacgcttctaaaacgcgtctgaaacgagTTTGTTGTTGTAACtgtcattattttatttttctcatgtCTTACCTTATTACTACTTTTGgctatttaaaaattctgtggCCACAATAACAATAaccgttaagaaaaaaaaatatttgagtgGTTTTATTATGCTTTCCAtttttaacggccatattattcactctggatttagtttggatttaagttaattttaaatccaatccattaaatctgaatttcataaatccaaggatttaattttttggtcatattattcactcaaaaaaaaattatatgtttattcaataaattttgtataattagcatttatctttatttttccttcacaaaatacgtgaaaaaacatctgaacactgtgaaaattaattttacatctggatttataaagttaaacagacctccagagagcagtttaaatttgtttggatttaacgagattggatttaaaaaattggatttaagattggatttaagtagtgattattatggaattggatttatttttgacatttgacattgtttacatccagat
Proteins encoded in this region:
- the LOC129920419 gene encoding ral GTPase-activating protein subunit beta isoform X2; this translates as MYSEWASLSSTIASNSAEAQSSSVLNKFPASAGKEVAVSVVKQLASNLGITQNAEPSHLVKDEEVTWCMDVICFGLSLPLQEHETIKDCVNVYCEWLTALHPNPRISVPKPICDDPNMYCRKVISHLHNLFVPRQGEILPFLYQPLGADKINRQAVLCHRVLRTLQQTAQISQTMNRDTWESLLLFLLAINEILLAPPTVKDDVGDQLCERVLSVLFEVWLLACVRCFPSPSLWKTLQESCLLWRHRIALIEQWNRVNLALTSRLINFMYGPTFPELKISDEDAQLIPSGITNDCIAQTWYRFLRTIGNPTALCYPHVISKSSHFMQWALTRDKGAEPYQHPCLLLLPQIFLKAIKGISSQVDAFLGIYQPSHSHDENITNLMDIRSSLSDAIHGSGSGLNHNTHHLFGFSTGAGGGSSSKSGATEGSGSSFLSGLSGNTATHALNAIIGHHHHSSSASSSSSYGTPLTSTTSGLGSSVATGEHLPHSPTPPLQRRLAKSFSVAPSISQQKGLSKAALIGLTSSRSQSTQPPLTPTSGPPSSSSLNSLPSMGSEPRPPLAPTRPLCNSVLHLFGEWLFEAAYIGGESWLANAKRQASEASKRPSSMVMENRKGSISLSHPNSNNDPANLPRGLTIDKFESGRAEAIGALCKIFCSKKTGEEILPVYLARFYMALQQCMKIVESKECDETLASILLNSSDLFRLDLDGIHVLLPAFISALEVVLPDKDLKIKSLAVNYNRIELRRASINILLSMLALPLHFQTLQIRDLNNEHPEKILTFIQLKPRLVNILMNALQVETDAQNTHMLLGGLLLTVQDSVNFEENEMKRDEPTSSPPPGETNIFSSERSASIASGGNISLGPQSTANIGSVNASGGSGHFAKTSFGRDSSSQHDYPSLTVSDDFPVELLQEFETASVYDNAHALFVRATYLVCHRLISSWKTDLNVSLAALELLSGLARLEIRDSEQLVAIEEPSQNLTIISTDALECKRAVKWICDYICYQCSRPPPAHSKDLHSTIVAAFQCTSAWLMQHPYLLQDQDCFKTVIEVVELGISGSKSIGKPGEPPKYKDQKELKPVSMRVRDAADILLTIIMEQVGYFPKECGASETISSLLDEVRLVKFCNSVDAKTVTTEQAIQKFKYFVTENNSILALLEEPLGNVEDPQPSLTLLLRSPFGRHVWNLQMRYLPRSKSGKKHTPVNPGRPVPMNDPPKRVEVIQKNYPDGVEKAKPCAADFSIPTLDKVREQYGSDLMNHWDKLIENQAIQEKQCWKAIENSGEVLHRTPECVPPTPVHEYQTARLFLSQFGFISYEPEEKMSEIPGYRQLIALDSDRKNFAQDINFLDRLSTRSHDTVHVFYMKSGQKTAEEIIGNMNAENIKSLSHNFGKMLLTLGWPVDIQDHCGWTGSVSTSWILRNKNEKPREESNDLRFNGKSSVLYWADVSSEIAFVVPTEFNRQKQTTTSTLTTTTDGSCLSHSASDKSVWNEKNVSADAASSKSTVTGAKPRTLSLELDQSKEPIPPTRRKNVTKPLLLPQPPAKILVIWIESYEDHLNFPIDDLLCYTSTGEESQISQTPKASDCHVIFLHALQSGLLRVKLQGPSGRMSFATPLVDGMVLSRRVVGNLVRQTAHNMAKRRRLDHDGFQPPHVRRRLKVQDIIQKYKFNFTQPELIAHLFKKSA